From one Acidimicrobiia bacterium genomic stretch:
- a CDS encoding winged helix-turn-helix domain-containing protein yields GDPNIVEVYIRRLRSRIDEPFGRRAIETVRGAGYRLATNGG; encoded by the coding sequence GGTGACCCCAACATCGTCGAGGTCTACATCCGCCGTTTGCGCAGCAGAATCGACGAACCCTTCGGACGCCGGGCGATCGAGACCGTCCGGGGTGCGGGGTACCGACTTGCCACCAACGGTGGTTGA